From Vigna unguiculata cultivar IT97K-499-35 chromosome 5, ASM411807v1, whole genome shotgun sequence, the proteins below share one genomic window:
- the LOC114183922 gene encoding uncharacterized protein LOC114183922 isoform X2 yields the protein MKTQHSREISDADSNCKRSCLCGIVPAVSILCVVLLFSSSFFAQRYNEKLSRWRMNTEKLENDTCKCRSGGSTALPEGIISKTSDLEMRHLWNLPVANTIKNKQNASSNLFAMAVGIKQKDLVDKMVKKFLASNFVVMLFHYDGIVDKWNDFEWNNQVIHVAVVNQSKWWFAKRFLHPDIVAEYGYIFLWDEDLGVENFHPDRYVSIIESEGLEISQPALDTEKSEVHHQITARGRRSNVHRRIYKTGGRGKGCDENSSAPPCTGYVEMMAPVFSRAAWRCVWYMIQNDLIHAWGLDMQLGYCAQGDRTKNVGVVDAEYIVHYGHPTLGGQDLDQQVSSRAKNHRVDVRRLSFHELQVFRKRWQKAVEDDKCWVDPFQ from the exons ATGAAGACACAACACAGTCGA GAAATTTCGGATGCTGATTCAAATTGTAAAAGATCATGCCTCTGTGGCATCGTTCCGGCGGTTTCTATACTTTGTGTTGTTTTGCTTTTCTCGAGTTCATTCTTTGCTCAACGCTACAACGAG AAACTATCGAGATGGAGAATGAACACTGAGAAATTGGAAAATGATACTTGCAAG TGCAGGTCTGGTGGAAGTACGGCACTACCTGAAGGCATAATCTCCAAGACTTCTGATTTGGAAATGAGGCATTTGTGGAATCTTCCAGTGGCTAACACAATCAAG AATAAGCAAAACGCGTCAAGCAATTTGTTTGCAATGGCAGTTGGGATAAAGCAGAAAGACCTTGTTGACAAAATGGTCAAAAAG TTTCTAGCAAGTAATTTTGTCGTGATGCTTTTCCACTATGATGGCATTGTTGACAAATGGAATGACTTTGAATGGAATAATCAGGTCATTCATGTAGCTGTAGTCAATCAAAGTAAATG GTGGTTTGCCAAACGTTTCTTACACCCAGACATAGTTGCAGAATATGGTTATATTTTCCTGTGGGATGAGGATCTTGGAGTTGAAAACTTCCACCCTGATAG GTATGTTTCTATTATAGAAAGTGAAGGACTTGAGATATCACAACCAGCACTTGATACTGAAAAATCAGAGGTACATCATCAGATTACCGCACGTGGGAGGAGGTCAAATGTGCACAG AAGGATTTACAAAACTGGTGGTAGAGGCAAAGGGTGTGATGAAAATAGCTCTGCTCCTCCTTGCACAGG ATATGTTGAAATGATGGCTCCTGTTTTCTCAAGAGCTGCTTGGCGTTGCGTTTGGTATATGATTCAG AATGACTTGATCCATGCATGGGGTCTAGATATGCAGCTAGGTTACTGTGCTCAG GGTGATCGAACAAAAAATGTTGGTGTTGTAGATGCTGAATATATTGTCCACTATGGCCATCCTACTCTTGGAGGCCAAGATTTGGATCAG CAGGTTTCGTCTCGGGCAAAGAATCATAGAGTTGAT GTGAGAAGACTTTCTTTCCATGAATTACAAGTGTTTAGAAAACGGTGGCAGAAGGCAGTTGAAGATGATAAATGTTGGGTTGATCCATTTCAATAA
- the LOC114183922 gene encoding uncharacterized protein LOC114183922 isoform X3, whose amino-acid sequence MKTQHSREISDADSNCKRSCLCGIVPAVSILCVVLLFSSSFFAQRYNEKLSRWRMNTEKLENDTCKNQCRSGGSTALPEGIISKTSDLEMRHLWNLPVANTIKNKQNASSNLFAMAVGIKQKDLVDKMVKKFLASNFVVMLFHYDGIVDKWNDFEWNNQVIHVAVVNQSKWWFAKRFLHPDIVAEYGYIFLWDEDLGVENFHPDRYVSIIESEGLEISQPALDTEKSEVHHQITARGRRSNVHRRIYKTGGRGKGCDENSSAPPCTGYVEMMAPVFSRAAWRCVWYMIQNDLIHAWGLDMQLGYCAQGDRTKNVGVVDAEYIVHYGHPTLGGQDLDQQVSSRAKNHRVDVRRLSFHELQVFRKRWQKAVEDDKCWVDPFQ is encoded by the exons ATGAAGACACAACACAGTCGA GAAATTTCGGATGCTGATTCAAATTGTAAAAGATCATGCCTCTGTGGCATCGTTCCGGCGGTTTCTATACTTTGTGTTGTTTTGCTTTTCTCGAGTTCATTCTTTGCTCAACGCTACAACGAG AAACTATCGAGATGGAGAATGAACACTGAGAAATTGGAAAATGATACTTGCAAG AATCAGTGCAGGTCTGGTGGAAGTACGGCACTACCTGAAGGCATAATCTCCAAGACTTCTGATTTGGAAATGAGGCATTTGTGGAATCTTCCAGTGGCTAACACAATCAAG AATAAGCAAAACGCGTCAAGCAATTTGTTTGCAATGGCAGTTGGGATAAAGCAGAAAGACCTTGTTGACAAAATGGTCAAAAAG TTTCTAGCAAGTAATTTTGTCGTGATGCTTTTCCACTATGATGGCATTGTTGACAAATGGAATGACTTTGAATGGAATAATCAGGTCATTCATGTAGCTGTAGTCAATCAAAGTAAATG GTGGTTTGCCAAACGTTTCTTACACCCAGACATAGTTGCAGAATATGGTTATATTTTCCTGTGGGATGAGGATCTTGGAGTTGAAAACTTCCACCCTGATAG GTATGTTTCTATTATAGAAAGTGAAGGACTTGAGATATCACAACCAGCACTTGATACTGAAAAATCAGAGGTACATCATCAGATTACCGCACGTGGGAGGAGGTCAAATGTGCACAG AAGGATTTACAAAACTGGTGGTAGAGGCAAAGGGTGTGATGAAAATAGCTCTGCTCCTCCTTGCACAGG ATATGTTGAAATGATGGCTCCTGTTTTCTCAAGAGCTGCTTGGCGTTGCGTTTGGTATATGATTCAG AATGACTTGATCCATGCATGGGGTCTAGATATGCAGCTAGGTTACTGTGCTCAG GGTGATCGAACAAAAAATGTTGGTGTTGTAGATGCTGAATATATTGTCCACTATGGCCATCCTACTCTTGGAGGCCAAGATTTGGATCAG CAGGTTTCGTCTCGGGCAAAGAATCATAGAGTTGAT GTGAGAAGACTTTCTTTCCATGAATTACAAGTGTTTAGAAAACGGTGGCAGAAGGCAGTTGAAGATGATAAATGTTGGGTTGATCCATTTCAATAA
- the LOC114183922 gene encoding uncharacterized protein LOC114183922 isoform X1 produces the protein MKTQHSREISDADSNCKRSCLCGIVPAVSILCVVLLFSSSFFAQRYNEKLSRWRMNTEKLENDTCKNQCRSGGSTALPEGIISKTSDLEMRHLWNLPVANTIKNKQNASSNLFAMAVGIKQKDLVDKMVKKFLASNFVVMLFHYDGIVDKWNDFEWNNQVIHVAVVNQSKWWFAKRFLHPDIVAEYGYIFLWDEDLGVENFHPDRYVSIIESEGLEISQPALDTEKSEVHHQITARGRRSNVHRRIYKTGGRGKGCDENSSAPPCTGYVEMMAPVFSRAAWRCVWYMIQNDLIHAWGLDMQLGYCAQGDRTKNVGVVDAEYIVHYGHPTLGGQDLDQVSSRAKNHRVDVRRLSFHELQVFRKRWQKAVEDDKCWVDPFQ, from the exons ATGAAGACACAACACAGTCGA GAAATTTCGGATGCTGATTCAAATTGTAAAAGATCATGCCTCTGTGGCATCGTTCCGGCGGTTTCTATACTTTGTGTTGTTTTGCTTTTCTCGAGTTCATTCTTTGCTCAACGCTACAACGAG AAACTATCGAGATGGAGAATGAACACTGAGAAATTGGAAAATGATACTTGCAAG AATCAGTGCAGGTCTGGTGGAAGTACGGCACTACCTGAAGGCATAATCTCCAAGACTTCTGATTTGGAAATGAGGCATTTGTGGAATCTTCCAGTGGCTAACACAATCAAG AATAAGCAAAACGCGTCAAGCAATTTGTTTGCAATGGCAGTTGGGATAAAGCAGAAAGACCTTGTTGACAAAATGGTCAAAAAG TTTCTAGCAAGTAATTTTGTCGTGATGCTTTTCCACTATGATGGCATTGTTGACAAATGGAATGACTTTGAATGGAATAATCAGGTCATTCATGTAGCTGTAGTCAATCAAAGTAAATG GTGGTTTGCCAAACGTTTCTTACACCCAGACATAGTTGCAGAATATGGTTATATTTTCCTGTGGGATGAGGATCTTGGAGTTGAAAACTTCCACCCTGATAG GTATGTTTCTATTATAGAAAGTGAAGGACTTGAGATATCACAACCAGCACTTGATACTGAAAAATCAGAGGTACATCATCAGATTACCGCACGTGGGAGGAGGTCAAATGTGCACAG AAGGATTTACAAAACTGGTGGTAGAGGCAAAGGGTGTGATGAAAATAGCTCTGCTCCTCCTTGCACAGG ATATGTTGAAATGATGGCTCCTGTTTTCTCAAGAGCTGCTTGGCGTTGCGTTTGGTATATGATTCAG AATGACTTGATCCATGCATGGGGTCTAGATATGCAGCTAGGTTACTGTGCTCAG GGTGATCGAACAAAAAATGTTGGTGTTGTAGATGCTGAATATATTGTCCACTATGGCCATCCTACTCTTGGAGGCCAAGATTTGGATCAG GTTTCGTCTCGGGCAAAGAATCATAGAGTTGAT GTGAGAAGACTTTCTTTCCATGAATTACAAGTGTTTAGAAAACGGTGGCAGAAGGCAGTTGAAGATGATAAATGTTGGGTTGATCCATTTCAATAA
- the LOC114184297 gene encoding auxin efflux carrier component 5: protein MIGWEDVYKVIVAVVPLYVALVLGYGSVKWWKIFSREQCDAINKLVCYFTLPLFTFEFTAHIDPFKMNFSFIAADTISKFIIIVVLALWARCTTKGSFCWSITSFSLCTLTNALVVGVPMVKPMYGALGEDLVVQSSVVQAIIWLTLLLFVLEVRRTGIEGTTTTTTTTSSFKPRSKKSMIVDDLTGEGEGGGRENGVAIDVKEELAIEESVSSIPFCKLMKVVWLKLVMNPNSYGCVIGISWAFISNRWNLEMPSMLEGSIQIMSKAGTGTAMFSMGIFMALQDKLIGCGPSLTVFGLVLKFIAGPAAMAIGAIAVGLHGDVFRVAIIQAAVPQSITSFIFAKEYGLHPEILSTAVIFGMIVSLPILVAYYAILEFIH from the exons atgatAGGGTGGGAAGATGTGTACAAAGTGATAGTAGCAGTGGTGCCACTGTACGTGGCTCTGGTGTTAGGGTATGGTTCAGTGAAGTGGTGGAAGATCTTCAGTAGGGAGCAATGTGATGCAATAAACAAGCTAGTATGTTACTTCACTTTGCCACTCTTTACATTTGAGTTCACTGCACACATCGACCCTTTCAAAATGAACTTTTCGTTCATAGCTGCAGACACCATATCAAAGTTCATCATCATCGTGGTGCTAGCCCTATGGGCCAGGTGCACCACCAAGGGGAGTTTCTGCTGGTCCATAACCAGCTTCTCTTTGTGCACTCTCACCAACGCTCTTGTCGTTGGGGTTCCGATGGTGAAGCCCATGTACGGAGCCCTTGGTGAGGACCTTGTGGTTCAGTCCTCGGTGGTGCAGGCCATCATATGGCTCACTTTGCTTCTCTTTGTGTTGGAGGTTCGGAGAACAGGAATCGAaggcaccaccaccaccactaccaccaccagcAGCTTTAAACCTAGATCAAAAAAATCAATGATTGttgatgatttgacaggtgaagGTGAAGGTGGTGGAAGAGAAAATGGTGTAGCCATTGATGTTAAAGAGGAGTTGGCGATAGAAGAAAGTGTTAGCAGTATTCCGTTTTGCAAGTTGATGAAAGTTGTGTGGCTCAAACTTGTCATGAACCCTAACTCCTACGGTTGTGTGATTGGCATTTCCTGGGCCTTCATATCTAACAGGTGGAATTTGGAGATGCCGAGTATGTTAGAAGGGTCTATACAGATCATGTCAAAGGCAGGGACGGGAACTGCCATGTTTAGTATGG GTATTTTCATGGCACTTCAGGATAAGTTGATTGGTTGTGGACCAAGTCTGACTGTATTTGGTTTGGTGTTGAAGTTCATTGCGGGCCCTGCAGCCATGGCTATCGGTGCCATCGCTGTAGGATTGCACGGTGACGTCTTCAGAGTTGCCATCATTCAG GCTGCTGTGCCACAATCCATCACATCCTTCATTTTTGCTAAAGAGTATGGATTGCATCCAGAGATTCTCAGCACTGc GGTGATCTTTGGCATGATTGTTTCACTTCCTATCTTAGTTGCCTACTATGCAATATTGGAGTTCATACATTAA